The Setaria viridis chromosome 2, Setaria_viridis_v4.0, whole genome shotgun sequence DNA window CTAAACGTATAAAATCAAGATTTTGTTAAAAATTCATGTGAAATAGGTAAAGTTAACTATTAGTCACCTTTAAGCATTCTAGAGAGAATAGGGTTGACTAAAACATGTGCTTTGAATGAACACGAAATGAAGAAAATGATTATCTCAATCTGATTTTCTTGGTACCTTTTTGTGATATTAGTTTCATACGGTTCGGTCCCATGCAAAATTTGAGAATTTTCAAAGAACATTTTAGTATTattaaatttagaaattataaGTGACTAAGAAAACTAAAGTGTAaagtatataaatattttgGATGTTTCCTTATAAATTAGCATATGGTGTCCAAATGTATGAATACATTGATATATATGGTTTTTTTAGTTTAATGTTATCCTTTTCCACATATGTAGTTCAATTTTTGAGTAATTCCAATAAAAGACCAGAAATATaattaaattttagaaaagTGTGTAAGTACtgaaaaataatatttaaacTATTTCACATAAACAAACATGTGAACTCGAGGTCATGTTAAAAACATAACATCAATTACTAATTACCTTACAACATACTAGTGAGAAAAGTGTGGTGAGGGTATCCCACGGgttcccaccgaccaggatactggccggtcctaacaagtgggcccgcccgaccagaaTGTGCGGGtcaaggacgtgaagatacttggagcgcaAGTCAAGAAGGCCGGacaattcaaatcagcccggatattgcggatACTTTTTGTAAtttgactcagattgctttccatgtaacaaccgactaggattagattcaaaccaacttgtaaacctaggtcgtcagcttatataaggcagccaaggatGCCTCCTGAGGGTAACACAactcataccagcaatacaatccagcaaagTACagaatgtagggtattactctccggaggcctgcACCCATCTAAAccctcgtgttctcgtgatcacatttaagttcttggtctcgcaatcctccctgcctacaaatcaaccacttggataacctcctggtggactgccgagcTACTAAATCCagacagttggcgtgccaggtaggggtgattgtgagatcctccccaccgagctcgatggcatcttgCTCTGgcatcatcttccccgagagcatgaaggactttctCACCAATCCAATCCAGCtccgcttcgggagcatgcGGGTAGACTCTAACTCCACCGCCTTCGTCATCGACTCAGCGTCCGCTGCCAGCTTAGCATCCATCGAATCTACTTCGATGGAGTAAGATCTTCACCCGAGAATCATCACGCtgcttgcccagcaggtcggcgatctctccCTCTCCGAGAGGATTCCCAACATCCTTGCTGCGACCCGCCCACCTacgccctccgacctgatcgcggggctagatcgcatcaacaACATGATTGTTGAGTGCATCGATCTCTCCGAGGTAGTGCTATGCTGAACAAGGTCGACGCAGTGTTCTTCCCGCGTCCCCTTTGGTCTAAGGAACTCGGCTGTCGCATTTTCCGTGAAACTCGCACAGTCTCTTTAAATCCAATCTGAAACCCACCCGAACCCACCTAGTTTCTAGGCTATTGTGAGTTCCAGATCCCCTGCATCGTTCTGACTCTGAACCCTTATGGAAGCAACGACGAGAGCAACTCCACCACGCTAGATCGCGAAGCCTTCATGGTCTCCGCTGACGATCCACCCAGGGATAGCGAAACCACTTCTCAAGAAGCAGGTCGTAACATCAAAAACCAGAACCGTGCAGTACGGTGCCCACGGGAGCAAGCCGACGCCTAGCGACGCCAACGTCGACCAGCGACGACCACCGCCCACCACCAACGTCGACCCACCGTGCGCCAATGATGGTGACAACGCCGACCAGAATGGCACCCGGGGCAGACGCAGGCGCCTTATGCGCACCCGCAATCTACAAGCTGACCTCGAGGAGGTCGGCCACAAcgtcttcaccacaccccaggcTAATCTGGGGGCTGCCTTCGCTGACCTAGAAAACCTTCCAGACTCGGAGTCACTCCGGTGGATCCAAGCACATATCCGCATCGGCAACGCCCAGATCAAAGAGCGAGCCCACAGCCGGTCGGCATACTCCCGATCCACATCTACCCAGCACTCTCAAAGTTGATCCGCTCATAACAGATCCGGTCACCGCTGAGGCAACCATGGCAACCACGGCAACCACGCGGGAGGTCGGCTGGAGCCCGTCCGTGAAGATGAGGTGGAGTAACCCGCCAACCCACCCGCCAACAACGCCCACCAACTCAACAACCACGACAACCACCGTAGTGGTAGGAGAGGCGATGGCGAGAACCGTGGCAGACAAGGTCGGCAACATGACCTCCGCGAAGAATTACGCGACCTCCgcgccgacctcaacaaacaccaccaagagcgggaagaggctgagctccgccgccgcgctaaGTACGACCATGACTACGGTGCTCCTAGCAGGCTCAACCGCGACGCGGAACGGGAGGACCGCTGATGCCAAGAAGGAGATGCGCCACCATGCCGACTACGACCGTATGTACGACGTCCCTGAAGATGTCTATGTCCCACTCAGGTGCAACAATGGTGGACACCCCAGGGCACCACCCGTCGAGTACAACCTCGAGGATGATGACGATACGGCGATCGATGGTTTTGCCGCCTTTACTCCCCGTCTCAGAGCCGTTGAGTGGCTTGCCTTGTTCAAACCAGCTATCAACGAAAAGTACGATGGCCGCTCTgaccccaccatctggctcaaaACGTACAACACCGCGGTGAAAGCCGCCAACGGCACCTATGACCAGATGGCCACCTACTTCCCGGTTGTGATGGGTCCCGCCCCTCTCCTGTGGCTAGAGAAATTCCCGCTGAGCAGCATCGACTCCTGGGGTTAGCTCGCTAGTGCTTTCACCCAGAACTACCAGGCTACCTACAACCGACCTGGAAACACAGAAAATCTTGGGCAAGTCCGCCAGCGGAAGAACGAAACTCTCCGAGAGTACGTGAACCGCTTCTTCGAGAACCGTAATAGGCTGGCCGGCGTCTAGGACCATGACATCATCTGGTACTTCCGCTCCGGCCTGTCGAACCACAACATGTTCTGCAAGCTATGTGAGGCTGCCCCCAAGACGGTCAGGTAGATGATGCAGCTCATCAACGTTCAGGCCGAcacggaggaggtggcgcaaGTATAGTTCCAAGCCGGCAAGCATCGCCAGAACGACAACCATAAAGAACCAACCTACGAGGAGCACCAAGCACGACCAAAGTCCTCCCGACTTCGAAAAAAGGCCCTCGAGGTCCTCACCGCCGAAGCCGACCCCGCCAGATCAACCACCTTCCTCCGggaagagtttgatgacacCCTAAATGCTCCGTACCCCTTCCATAAGGACACATGTCACAATCTTTGGGACTGCACAGTTCTCAAAAAAGAGGTCGACGCCCCGATGGAATACAAGCGACCCCGCTACAATGACTACCACAAGGACAACAATCATTGCGACAACCGCCGCCGCGATGACTGTGATGACCGCGGTGACCATCGCCGTGACGGCCGCGACTGCCGCCGTGATGACCGTGACGATCGCGACCGCCACCACGACGATCGTGATGACCACCGACGTGATGACCAAAATGATCAACATAGGAAGGAGCACCGTGACTAGCCAAACCCAGACGCCAACCAGAACGGGGAGTTCCAGCAACCAAACTGTCAATTCAACATCATCATAGGTGGTCCCAAGGTGTTTTGCAGCAACCGCAAACACAAGCTGCACTAGCAAGAGGTGCACTTCATCTCCATATGACCAGTTCAATATTTGCGCTGGTTagagatgcccataaccttctccagggaagATCACTAGGTACACATTCCAAATCCCAGGTCCTACCCGTTGGTGATCTGCCCGACCATAGACCGAGTTTTCCTCCCCAAAAAGCTAATTGACGGCGGCAGTgggctcaacatcatcttcaccgtaACCCTAAAGCACATGGACTTCAATTTCGACCGCCTCCAATCCTGTGAAGACTCCTTCTACGGTATCGTgcccggcaaaggatcctatcctatcggCCAAGTTGTTTTgccagtcacctttggcacgCCTGAAAACTACCATACGGAGTACTtcaccttcgaggtggccaacttcaagacctcctaccacgccatctttgGTAGGCCCATGCTCGCAAGGTTCATGGCGATTCCGCATCAtacctacctcgtcctcaagatgccaGCTCCAAATGGCATCCTCTCCATCTACGGTGACATTGAGATGTCATACAAGTGCGACACAGAGGTGGTACAGGTCGCTGAAGCCCTGGAGTGCTCAACCAAAGCCACCGCCATGCTCGTCGAGGCCCAGAAGGTGGACCAGGACCATCTCGCAATCCCAGAGACGGAGCCGACGCCCACAGTGCTGCAGCCCGACCCCAAGGTCAAAACGGTGCCGCTGAACGTAAGCACCCGCATATTGTGGAGATAGGGTTGTCTCTCTTTGCTTATGCGGGTATGCCCCTCAAATACTGGGATGAGGCATTCTTTGCTGCTATTTATCTTATAAATCACATGCCTACACCCCTTCTTTAGTACAAAACAACTCCGGAAACTCTTTTCCATGAGCAACCAAACTACAAGTCCCTTCGCATTTTTGGATGCGCATGTTGGCCTCACGTCCGTCCCTATAATTCTCAGAAACTAGAATTTCATTTCACACATTGTGGTTTTCTGGGTTACAGCACCCTACACAAAGGTTTCAAGTGCCTTGACATTGCTACTGGGCGCATATACATCTCTAGGGATGTTATCTTTGATGAAACAATCTATCCATTCCATGTACTTAATCCTAATGCTGGTGCTTGCCTACGTGCTGAGATCCTTCTCCTTCCACCGCACTTACATAATTTTTCTAGGGATAGAACACTACctctgtggcggatccacctcggattagcctaattaaggcacggttaagtcgcctaacatgcgacactcgaccttaatcgtgctaactcgagatgccgtcggatttcatccgatttaaccactttgacaggaccgagttagcaaactcacatgaaggtgagcggttccaaagaatacaacaagtccactgagttaaacaatttgaccatttagtttaACAACAAAACagacatcagagttttacaagttcaaaaggaaacaacagaaggtaaaaacaagcggaagctacttcggcggggtcggacatccctggtgaggccagccaggacgtcagtgatccctctcctcgccgtccgaggagggatcccactcgaccgtccaacccggagggagttggggcggccaagtgccaacagaagaagactcgggagcagcaacttcacctgaaaaagaagagccacaacaaggctgagctactaagctcaacaagacttaaccgaccgggagtaaacctactccaccacttctagacatgccgggctctttggctgaggggttttgtttgccaaaagcgctatgtagatccctattttcaaagttttagctcaggttctaagttcattatccggtctaagttagcaacttactctaagcaaacatagaaccaaccaaagggtatatatataacatcatcaagaccatgtcatcatcatatttcattattactcagtgtagcatagcgatcaagtagtctcaaactgtgagaggcagacgaatcgattcgagttctttaaccatgcatggtgaacctatcctcacgacatccgcgcaccaccgagggtcgcttcctgtgtcggccttcctcGTCAATTCCCTAACCtatgtcgggcccatttcctttggtgcaatgttccacagacccggcctctgccgttctgtgaccacacttgccaccacgtgcggccgtaggggaactccgttccaaggataatggggcgaccgctcacgtctaggttcaatccggtactcggcttcctcatcccataataagtatgaggatagtactttcaaacacttgatcacgaacaccaccactgtcggcccttaacaagttccatagatagacggggcgatcagccgaccaccaaagagttaacccaaaaccctgccccgtccatcgtccttatagttgtaacagaaggagaaccaaccaactcctacaactcgcgagtgataggaaatcactcgacttttaccgctccTTATTTAAGCATAGccactactcggtccaacagctagtgttcagatcagggaactaagtcatgcatctacggtttcaaacaactcctatacgtaaatgcacaaacaagaaacagaagacatgcgcaagtttgggaaactagGATTCATgctccggagcttgccttcaagcgaggaggaagggaaggggtcttctgcgggggcggcttcggcttctggaggcgggagctctgctgcagcttcgtcttctggggCCGGGTACAGCttgtagaagccgtcggcgagatgcaactctacacgaaatgcaatgcagggggttagcatttagatgattatttcaacagcaacgcTTGCGAGTTTTTGcccagaaactttgtagcaaagctacggaaaaaggtggggaagtatacttgggttggtggagatcaagatataagggtcggatggggaggaacttatgatctgacccttagactagaggaatagatatgctgggggtcctcagacttaacgcagagtagtccgatttttacacatataccctcgggtcaaggaaaaggatacagccgagctcTCGGGTGAGACGGAGGAAGgatcggcgaaacagacagggttgggcgagacggaggaaggggtcggtcgagcggatagggtcgggcgagatggaacatgggtcgggcggacagacaaggtcggacgaggcggacaaggggtcggacgaacagaaggggtcggacgaggcggaaaaagggtcgacagcttaccttcggttcacaggtgaagcttggggtcgggaaggagcagacttgggcggaaggatggAAGCACTAGGACTTGGGCAGGCGACGATGTTTGGTggtgctccggcgacggcggtgcttcttgtggaccacaagcaagctcttgcgcagcgcggaggagcaagcggctgggtggattggaaaggGCGGGCggggagcagagaggagagttcctcagggacttaggcggtagcgctcgagcacgaaacaggGAGCAAggtgggagggcagcgatggcgaaggggactccggtggggctccggcattcccttttatagctgcgcggaggaAAGAGGGTTAGAgcggcacgaagaccgggaagaagcgatggagtgcgctactggggcggcgattgagcagcggtgcGGCGGAGTAGGACTTCGGGGATAACACcgtcggtcattgggcaccagagacagggtggcgcggttttgccggtggttgagatttggcggaggcgggcgtcgtcgtgcgacGGATCTGATGGATGTGACCgaggaaacggcgctagaagcgagggcgcacaggtgagaagacaggcggctgcagtcgcgtgggcgagcgcgaagcaacaggcTGTCGGGGCGTAGCTCTGACAAggtgggaaaaggagctgtcgcgaccggggtcggggttggcggaggaggaatcgtcgcgtagcgcggtccagggcggcgcgacggtggagaggcggcggaaaagacgggaggcatcgggctccacagccgggggtccggcgaggtgatgatgggcgcgagccgtgagacgctgcagaaagggtagcagaggagcttccgctgcgattggggaagagggcacGGATATCCAtctggtcgcggccggcgacggggcggagcggcgggggtcggagaagttgagccacccGGCGgaggaactctgaagcgggcatgccactcgagtgcgtctgcctcgggagatctgggggaacgatttttgtgggtccaccggttagtctcggttggtccactgctcagattgaaaggaGACACTGTTGGGAGACTTCGAAgatccggcggtatgggttggggtcggcggggtcggaactggggaagcGGTGGAGAGGGgtcggttctcaggggtcggaaccggggctggaggttgagtacttaaactcggggaAGCTGAGACGGGGAtaagggactcggattaagattaactcgagagatttggggtcagtcGTCACAGCCTCACCCTGTGACTAATAATCATACAGATGCTACTGATGATCCTGTGTTTTCTGCAGAAAATTTCGGTGCAAATGAAGCCTCAAACAGTGCTGCAAACCATCATTTTATGCAGGAGGGCTCCAACGGCACTCCTGAGGAAGATCCTCTGCCGCCGGGCAGCGATCCTACGTACGGAGCATCTCCGGGATCCTCCCTGGGCCGTTCTGCTCCGGTCGGCCGGTTTGGTGCCCGACTGTCGCCACACGTCCTCATCCCTACGCAACATCAGGGGGACATCATCCTGCTACTCATGATAGCGGCAATGATGGCGTCGGGACATCTGTTGCACTAAGTGCAGGCGCCGGGCCGTTTGCTCCTCCTGCAGGATCCGCATTGGGTTTGGAACCTACCGGATTGGATCTGCCTACAAGAGCTGTGGCCTATCCTGTGGTCATGATGCCTAAGCCAGTTCCAAGCTCTGTTCATCGTCCGACAACAAGGGCTCAACATGGAATTCGAAAGCTAAAGACCTACACTGATGGCACTGTCAAGTATGGCCTCTTAACAGCAGTTGGTGAACCAACTAATCTAGCTGAAGCTCTTAATAATGAAGAATGGAAAGAAGCTATGGATTGTGAGTATACGAATTTgcttaaaataaaacttggcaTTTAATTTCTGCAACACATGGCAAGAATATTATTGATTACAAATGGGCGTATAATATTAAAAAGAAATCAGATGGTTCAATTGATAGATATAAGGCCATCAGATGGTTCAATTGATAGATATAAGGTCTGTTGCAAAGGGATTCAAACAAAGATACGGtattgattatgaagatactTTCAATCCTGTAGTGAAAGCAGCAACTATTAGATTGGTCCTGTAACATCCCGCAAATTTGCAAGATGTTTGATTTTAGCAAAAAGgtgaatttcaaaaaaaaattgtttggaTTGAGTGAGCCAAGAAAATAATTTGCAAATTAAGGCTAAAATTTCTCCTTCCCAAATTCCTAGTAGATAAAAATTGTACACTAAAAATATTTAATCATGAACCTTGCATGAATGATTTGGATTTCGATCTGATCTCTTTGGATTTCATTGTGAAGTCAATTTGGCTCAAAGTTAGAACCTAAACTAACTAACCAAACTAACCTGGGCCCTACCTCCCTAACCAGCCCAGCCAACCCACCTAGACTCTCTAGGCCAACCTGCATAACCAAACCAGGCCAACGGTCTGCCAGGCCGCAAGGCCCAGCTACCGCGACCCTGCCGGCCCGCTCTGCCTACGAAAACAAGCCAGGTCGGAGGCCTGCTTAGCCAGCCCAACCCACAACCACTAGCCCGTCTTCCGGATTCATCTGCACTGCAGCTGCTTCCAGCCGGGACCCGCTCGCTAATGACACCGAGGCACTGTGCCTCCGTCTTCCTCCCGCGGGCGCATACGCGCCACACGTGTTGACAGTGATAGCCCCGCCGCACACGAGCTCACCCATCTCGCCTAGCTTTTGCACTGGCCATCACCGATGCATGCCATGCTGCCTCGCTCAATCCTCCTCCAATGGTCCTTCCTCCCCGGGACGTCAGAACATCCGGTCTCTCACAGATAAAGATTTTGACCGTTAGAAAAGTAACAGTGAAAAGCTCATCCTATTCTTCGTCCCACGGTCTTGAGGTAGGTGTCGGACCATCCGGTGCTGAAGATGTTCTggccaaaacctctctggaaggaataaaaaaatatgcttGCTCTGACGCATTCATTCGATGGTCGTCGGAACATCTAGTGTTGAAGACATTTTTGCCCAAAACTCTCTGGAAGTtggcaaagtaaatatgcttgcTCCGATGTTTTTTTGGACAtagcatcagaacatccggtgctatGGAAAAATTCATCCGATGGTGGCATCAGAACAACTGATGCCTCACTCCAGATTTCCAGCTTGAGAAAATTGCTCCGACGCAACTATAAAATTGGGCGTCGGAACATCCGACGGTGTCCTTCAACTTTCAACTCATCCAATTCAATCTCCTTTGAGTTTTTCATCGATTTCTTTGCTTCTTGAGTTCTTCCATGTGTTGTTCGAGCTACCAAGTGCTAGAAAGTACTAAGTATGCATTATATTCATGGCTAGCCTTGTATGGTCAAGCTACTATCATTGAAACCCGTCTTAATAATATGGTCCATGAGCTACAAACTAGAAAAAATTTATACTACACTAAGTATCCTTCATCTCCTTATGACACTTAGTACTGGAAAGGTGCTTAGCCTTGTCGCTTTAGCTCCATACCGCTTTCCAATTCAAATTGATGGGTCATATTCCAATAAAATCATGACATGATAACTAATATATAGATTCGCTTCAAAACATATAGGTTAGTCACAAGTGAACGGTTATCATTTATTATCAAAACACACCCTTACCAAAGGTGCGAAAGGGCTTAGATGACGTCTAGGTGCTTCGTAGTTACACGTCATCTTGAGCATGTACGCTCATCGTGTTCTGTTTTGATCGTCCACTCATCGACCAAACTGTGTGGCTAGTTGTGTCATAATACTTGTGTGATAGGAGAGTAGGACGAACATTGGAGTGATCTCAACTGAAAGCCGTTTTCACTCATATGTAAGTACGTAACTATCAAGGTGCAATATGTGATACACATTTGTCATCAAAGACTACAGAAATTGCTTCATAACTATCTTTTTTTATGACTACCTCTCACACCGGAATCGACCATGCTATGGGACcatacataaaaaaatatatatactcGTGCGCTACTCAATCATCCACACGTACCCATACATGCACGATCATCATTACATCATAATTAACCGAGCAAATCACAAAATACGCAGTCACTAGTAGATTATTCAGTATCCATGGATAGCTGCAGATAGACGATGTAGCTTGTAGCAGTACGTCGTTACCCGGCCCTGCCGGCGCGGCCCtactccttctcctcctccacacCATCCCCACGGAGGAGGACCACGAAGAAGAGGATGTCAGCGGCGGCGAAGACAATGACGCCCACGGcgaagaggaagatgaggaggtgGCTGCTTTCCTGGGCagtgacgacgaagaagaagaaggtgagcCAGATCTTGATGCCGTGGGTGGCCGCGGTGAACCAGGGCGGCGTGGGCGAGGGCCAGGTGGATCCTGCGGCGGCTCAGGCCCGCGGGCTGCCACAGAGCCAGCACCGCGGGGCGGCCGCTGCCACGCTGCACCACAGCACGACGCGCAGGAGGGCGCGCCCATCGGCGGCCTGCGAGGGCGTCAGGCGCCGAACAGGCTAGGCTAAGGCTTGGCTCGGCGACCATTATATTCGTTCTGGAGCCCTAGGTTGTCTCCTCCATGTGCACGCATCGATCTCTCGTTCTCGCACTGACTCAATCTGCACTCGTAGTTCCGTCATTTCTGTCGTACGTACAGCTGAGTTACTTGGAGCGTACGGAGTCTACAGCATACTACTCCTATAGGGCAGTAGATAGTAGAACGGTGCCACCTGCAAAAGTAGAATTCCCTTGTTGCTAAAACTGCTGTTTTGGGCTGTGTTTGAAGTCAACAAGTTTAAATCTATGTGTTAAGTTTCTATATTCAATTAAGATGACATAATTAGGATTTTCTTGGAAGGTAAAAATGCAAAAAACCACACATTCCAACCCATAAGTCATTTTGTTGCAAATACTCACCCACTTACTCAGTTTTATTGCAAAAACCACCTCAATGTGCACAAATTTAAGCGATCCGGCGTGTATTTCATAAATTCATAAATTTTGACCGCCAATGTGGTCTTTATCAAAATTAGATACTTTTTAGGAGTATTGTATCGACAATTGTTTGGAGATTCCACAAATAGAATTGG harbors:
- the LOC117844306 gene encoding uncharacterized protein, producing the protein MDFNFDRLQSCEDSFYGIVPGKGSYPIGQVVLPVTFGTPENYHTEYFTFEVANFKTSYHAIFGRPMLARFMAIPHHTYLVLKMPAPNGILSIYGDIEMSYKCDTEVVQVAEALECSTKATAMLVEAQKVDQDHLAIPETEPTPTVLQPDPKVKTVPLNVSTRILWR